CAGTGAACAATGATTGCCTGACAAGTGTCCTTGTCAGGCAATCAGAGTTTATTGCCCCATTGCTCGAGCTGATATGATGAACAAGGGTTAAAAAAGAGAGCTGTTATCTGTCAATGCCCAAAGTCTTTTGGTTCAGACTAGCAGTCAAGTTGCATAATCAAAATGTCTCGTTTGTTCTCCAGTGCTTATCTCCTCCAAAGTCACAGGCGCAAAATATGACCTCCGTGTGAATGTGTGCCAGGGCAGAGATATTTTAATGATTGAGAAGTTTCCTATTACATCGAACCATTTGATTGTTTTGTCCCACAAGTCCTATTACAAACATCTCGATTCCTTTTGAAGTGAAGACCGGGGCGAACAAAGTTCTCCTGCAGGTTCCTTTATGCTTCCTGCTGTGAGAATTCAAGGAACTCCTTAGACAATTCATTGATAGGTGATACCGTGACGCTGTGAACACAGAGGGCCGTGTGTTTCAGGACAGACTCCGATTGTCATGACAAGACAATGCAGTCTAGCTTCGATCCTGTGAGTCTCATAACTGTCCTGGTGCGAGCGTGGTTGTGTGGCGTGGATGAACTGAAGTGGGCGAGTAGcgctgagaggaagaggaggacgatgCCTTTTTGATGGGTGTCTGGTGTGAGGCTGAAAGTGCTCCTACAAGCCTAACACCAAAAGCCTCCTGTACAGGATGGTGTGAGGAGAGGTCAACGTGCTGACTGTGGGGGTATTGTTAAAACCCCCAACTGTCAGCATGTTGGTGTTCAAGAGGAAGCCACTGACGCGGAAcaggaacacaaaataaaaagaagttaTGTGAGAAGGTGGGCTGCTGGGTGAGAAAATGGTGAGGTGGGTGAACTGGGGTTGAGAgatgagcagcagaggaggactGAAACTCCACGGAGGAGAAAGAACACTCTGACCTGCTCCgactccccctctcctccctcttggATCCGCCCAAAGGGCTTCACCTCCCGTCCAAACTAAACATACCAGAACACAGCTGCATTAATGCTGAGACACACTTATCAGAAAGCTAAACACGCTCTCACACTGCGCCGCCTCGTTCAAACAGGATCTGACtaactggtgtcactggtgtcacacaggaacacagcGTTGCACttcactaaaaaaacaaaaaaaacaaaaaacctcagtCAGCAAAGATTTGAGGGGGGAAAAGCTGTTCAGTCGTGACTCGTGACTGAGGAAGATGACGGGGGAGGGCtggtgaggaggagagaggaggaggaagcgggtCGTGTGTGCAGAGGCAGGATACGATTGGCTAAtgaaggaggtggagagaaTGAAAGGGGAAATCAGGAGCATCTTTTCACACTGGAGGCTTTCTTCACCAAAAATAGGAAGAATTTTGGCTTCATCTGTCTGCTCAAACATTAGAATTTCAGCACTTCACGAATTAAAGTTCTATTTtaccagttttattttaaactgtgttTGAGGACAATCCTGCCTAACAGATGTTCCAGTTACTATTTGttgaacaaaacatgaaacctCTGCAGTGATTTACAAGGATCTGTTAGAAATATTGCCAAATTTTACTGAGTGTTGAAAAATATGGAATTGTGCCGTATGTCATTCTATTCACATGGAGTTTTTGGACTCAGTCAGTTCttgaaaatcagatttttaaacAATagattattaaaaacaaaagtcatttATTCCTTTCCTTTAACTTTCATTCACACATACATGTCTCTGATTCACACAGTGGAGACTCTCACACGCAATTTGCAAACCTGTAACACCAAAAATACCAAGTCATTGGACAGAAGACTgggaaataaaaagatattCTCACTGATGGAGCATGGATGAAGGCATACGCTAATTTTGTCAGTGCTGAGGCTTTCTCTGTTATTTCATGACATCACTTCTCATTAAGGATGCAGCTTTAAACGATGCTTTTAGCTCTATAGCTGTATATTTAGTAAAGCTGCTCTTTCTACCTTTGATGCCCTTTCACTGTAATTCCCTTGAAGTGTTTAACTAATGGATATAGTATAAGAAGGTACCCAATTTAATCCACAGTCTTGTGCTTATGTGTGAAATTTCACTGAACTCTGTCCATCTTTTTTAATAAGATATTTTAGGTGTAAAGCAAGGGTATGCTGTAGAGACCATTGTGTGATTATAACTTTAAATCTACTCGGCCTTTATTTTATTGGGTTGTTTCTGCTAAGAGCTGCTTTATGAGTGTGTGATGACAGGTTCTTTCTAATTTCCCTACAGATAAAACCTACCTTGAACTAATAAGGAGTCGAGTTGACAAAGCAAATCGGACGGCATAATCCAACTCGGGCAGCGACACACTGCCGTAACACACAACAAGAAGACAAGGACGACCTAGGGAGGATctagctcacacacacacacacacacacacacatacacacacacacacgaccagCCGGGGCCTGACATAAATGGCTGACAAGAAGATCAGGTGAGACCTCATGTGGACTGAATACAAATATTAGCACCGTGttcatcattttacatttttgtttttctttctctgtggtTGTCGTCTTTGTTCAGTTTGCCTGCCAAATTGATCAATGGGGGGATCGCTGGCTTGATCGGAGTAACCTGTGTGTTTCCCATTGACTTGGCCAAGACTCGTTTGCAGAACCAGCAAAATGGATCTCGCCTTTACACCAGCATGTAAGACATGTTTTTAACTTTAAGACACCAACAGTCTctaactaaaataacaaatgaTGTTGTCCGCTTTATATCGGATTCTCCACCAGAACTCTTCTAGTGTTATTAccttttgtatttgtgttccAGGTCAGATTGCCTTATTAAGACCATTCGGTCGGAGGGCTACTTTGGGATGTACAGAGGTGAATATTTAACTTCAACAGTACATTGCTGCGGTTAATGTTTGAGTTCAGTGAAAGCTTCACTTCTGACTGAAGCCACAAGCATCAAATACATGAATGTGTCTCACTGGTACAAACGATAATCCCACCATCAGACAGATTCCCTATCTTTGTTGACCGCTtatctttttctcttctcttttgcccttttctccttccaggagCTGCGGTGAATTTAACGCTGGTCACACCAGAAAAAGCCATCAAATTGGCTGCCAATGACTTCTTCAGGCATCACCTCTCCAAGGATGGGTGAGGCACGAAAACGCTGATGGGCTGActgacatactgtacacacacacacccctccatcACACTCTGATTAACTGGTGTGTTTACCAACACGTAATCTGACACGTTAGGCGTCTGTAACAGAGCCTCCACTTAATCCCTCACCATTCTGTCATCAAGGATGCCGCTGTGTCCTGCTAGCTGTCTGGattaaacagaaaaatcaaGCTTGTATGTGTGTCAGCAGATGTCCTGTCTGAAATCATGTTACCAAGTAAAATTAGCACATGATGGTGTCACATGACATAGCAACCACCTTCTGATGCTGCTGAAATCAAGCTGTCATTTTTCCCCTGGAGTACCGTCTGCAAGTATAAACCTGAAGGCTTCTGTGGCTTATATCTCCATCTCCATGGTGACGAACCTGCTGACTGATGAATGATTGACTCGTCTGGCCTAGCTGCTTTCTTCATGAATTATTAATCGCCCCATAGGTCTGACATGTTGATATGGAAGACAGAGATTCACATCACTAGCGCTGGACAGCTCTCCCTCTAGAAACACACTCGTCTGGCTGTCACACCTCTCTTGTGCATACCATAATagttcttcctctttctttcacagaaaactcactctgTTTAAAGAGATGCTGGCTGGATGTGGGGCAGGTACATGCCAGGTGAGTGAGGGATGGGCTGATTTAATTTCATCCTCCTGTTCTCCATCTGGAACTGCTGCGTTTAGCGCTGCCCATGCCAACTCATGTGCAAACAATTGGTCCTCAGCCATCGCCTCATTTGCCACAGCCTGCAGCCAGAATTAGCCACGACTCTGACAGCGGCGCCTCCAGGATTTTTTCATAGGGGCGTCCAGATGGGTCCAAGAAAGATCTTGGGCTGATACCCCAAAACCAATCTGTAGCTGATTTTCTTCAGTTCTCTTAAGACATTGTAAAATAGAGACTAGAACAGTAAAACTATGTCAGTATAAGTAATAAGCAATATTTAGCAATGCTGATGTTTTTTGGGTTGGGTTGCATGGTGTTGCAGTGTGTAGCTCTGGTACCTCACATCAAGAAGGTTAAGGGTTCAATtctctgtgtagagtttgtgtgttttcctgtgtctgtgtgggttctgtccacgttctccggcttccaccacttccaaaaacatggaGGTGGTGGTGCGAACAGCGTAAGTGACTGTAGACAAAACGATTTGTCGTCTCGCCTGCAAGAAattggatagatggatggaggtTACAAATTATTTGATCTTCATAATAATTCTGTGACAACTGCTCTCCATAATAAGAACTATTTAAAAATTGTTTCTGATAACGGAATATTTGGATCTAACGGCGGCAGCTGGAGAAACAATATGAGCAACTTTTCTATGCAGATATTCCTGTTATCTGAGGTCTGAGTGACCtcttattatcaattttcaggAATGAGTTTTAATCACTGAGATGTTGTCCTGTTAGCAAGGACAGCTGGAGTTGAGTGATCAGATCAGACGTTGTGAGAGCTCTCGGCcgtgtgtttgagtgagtgaGTCAGAGGGAAACGTCTATCGTCAATGAGGGCAAAGGCTCCAACCGGAGGAACGTGATTAGATTAAGTGTAGCAGACCTTGGATTAAGATTGTAGCTGAGAACGTGGTCATCTCACCCTTAATCCAGTTAACTAGTTACTACTGCATGGCttacacaagaaaacaaggCAATCCAGTAGATTAACCCTGGACACAGGTTTCTACTGACGCTCAGATGAATTTTGGAGTATGACTTTCAAATCATCTCACAGTCACAAATAAGGAGCGCACAACCTCAGTCCTGATGCTCTGAActaatatttctgttttattttgttataggTTATTGTCACAACTCCTATGGAGATGCTGAAAATCCAGCTCCAAGATGCGGGACGAATTGGTAAGAGGAATTGAAATtaggttaggtttttttttgttttagcaaATACAGTTAAGAAATATGAGAGATAAGCAGAGGAAATATTGACCTCGTGTGGTCATGTCAGAGATTACAACAGCcttattctgctttttttccttAAAGTCATATCTTCAAAATGTCTGCTCATGTACCAGTGACTAGATAAGTGTGATTGTGGAAGCTGTGTATGAAACTTGATAGTACTGACATGGTGTTTTTTATCGTCCACAGCGGCTCAGAGGAAGCTGATGCCAGAGACGGTGGCAGCAGGTTCTGTGGCAACCAAGTCCCCGACAGCCATGCAGATCACCAGGGAGTTACTGAGGGAAAAAGGCATCGCTGGACTCTATAAAGGCCTCAGTGCCACGTTGCTCAggtaaaatacattttgcatCAAGGTGACAGTGTTGCCAACCAGCTGCAGTACTTTTATATGAATTCCTTTTTCTGTTCTTGTAGGGATGTCCCTTTTTCCATTATCTATTTTCCCCTCTTTGCCAACCTGAATAACCTGGGCAAAAGAAACGCAGATGGGCCCGCTCCATTCTACGTGTCGTTCGTATCAGGCTGCATTGCAGGAAGCACGGCGGCTGTGGCCGTCAACCCCGTTGATGGTGAGCGGCGTGACATAGTTACAGTAATGTGTGGACTGTTAGTTCTACGTTCAACTGAGGTTCTTGTTTGTTGCAGTGATAAAGACCAGACTGCAGTCGCTCAACCGTGGGGCCACAGAAGACACTTACAGTGGAGTGACTGACTGTATCAGGTGACCTCATTATGTCTTTACTACTGCAGTATGTGTGAATCTGCATGAGTAGTCATGTCAAGTTGTATCTAAAGAGCCACAGCACACACAAGTGtctcagaaaaacaagaaacttaaaaaaacatgaatagtTAAAAGGTAAAACAACATGAATACCAGGCACATGACCTCAAGTTTCTTTTTTACAACTCTCCAGGAAAATCCTGCGTAAAGAGGGTCCATCAGCCTTCCTAAAGGGAGCCTACTGCCGAGCCTTGGTCATTGCGCCTCTGTTTGGCATCGCTCAGGTGGTCTACTTCCTGGGCGTGGGTGAATTTATCCTCAGCTTCTTGCCTAAAAAAGACCACTGAGAAGCACCTACTTTTTGCCTTTCCCTCTCATAATCTATTGTTCCGACTGCACAAGGATtcatctcatttaaaaaaaaaaaaaaaaagaagttttttttgaTGGGTCCAGGCATGACCAatcagtttgttgtgttttcaaattatTCTGTTAAATTTTGTTGGAGTGTTTGTTTGCCAAGCTGCCTGTGGTGGCACTCAGATGTCCAGCAGACGAGCATTAGCTGGAACCGAAGCCACAGATATCGGTCAAGGTTTTAAAAGAACATTGCTTTATTGCTTTTTAGTTGTTGGATTTTAACGGTAAATGTGATTCTTGTGAGCCCTGCAGCAACCTGCAATGAAATGCTGAAATAGTCCATTAAAGTATTAGTATTCAAATACATTACATCAACAAGTTCAACAAAATGCACATACTTTAATTagagaaacatttaaaatccaGTAGAATGTTTATTCAAAATGCACTAAGCCCAAATCTTATATCTTAAAGgacaatatatttatatattgtagAATTAGAGCACAATATTTGCGTCTGACCAAGATAGAACCAGGGAATGTGTTGATTTGATACCAGCACACCCTGTGATCTCTCTCGAGAAGCCACATCCCTTCCTGTAAGTGGTTGTAATGAACTCAGCCATTCGTCTCCCAGTGGACTCTGATTGCCTTGGCTTTTAAAGTAGATCAGGTTCCACCTGATATTTAGAATCACCACAGTGATTCAAGAGTTCTGTTTCTGTTAAAGCTAGCTGGTGTTTGTTGTAGCCACAGGGTGATGTTCTGTACTACCAAATTACGCGTAACCATGGTTTTACCTCCACAGAATCGCAGGAAAACTGCGTCAGTGTTCCTCTCTGTGGGTAGAAATCATAAGGAATGATGAACTTGAGGCCACGCCGGGATatcagtgacatcacaacaGGGTTTCTGATTTTCACGGATGACGTAAATCAACTTATGTGGCTTCATTGATTGTAATCAGAAGTGCAGATTTCTTTAagttcacagcagcagcagcggcccTCAGCTTTGTAGGATTCATCATGAATTTGGATGATTGCTGTGAGCAGAAATCGCATTGAGAGTACTTTCAAAACAATAcaacactattattattactgtattcagTCATATAGCTGCACAATTTTCAGATATCACATGCCAAGTTCTCACAAGTGCAGGCATCCACTGTGTAGATGGTCAGACCTTAACTGGAGTAGTCAGACCCTTTAGATCCAgacatgattattattattgtttacagATGAGTCTGCGctctttatatttctttaaattcttTGTCCAAGCTTGAATTCAGTAGCGGGACCCAAAGAACAAATGGAAAACCTTTCTTTGCTCAGACGATTGAACCACTGTGTCGTCAGTGTTTTACCAAACATCTCCCCTGATTTGCTTTAGaggttttgtttgctttaagcTGCTCTGGACAGCAGCCCAGTCACATCTCAATTATGCATCACGGGACTGAAGTCCTGCCATTGGTTAATCTCACCGGAGATCAAGGTGACTTTGATGTCTATTATCCAATCACATTCCGCTCTCGCTCCTGCCGGTTAAGCAGCTCAACATATGCATTGTTGCACTGTACATGCACAATGTAACTTTTCAATGTATTATCACATGTGGGAGTGAGACCTATTTATTAATGTTCCTTTCTGTAGGCAGTATAGcattatatatttgtatgtgttgtttttctgtgtcaaaGTGTCCACCTTAACTATATTGTACACATGCAAATGATATGAACTCAATGTGTTAGGATTTATTGTGAGTTTTGTATGTGATGGCTTATTTGCACACCTACCTCTCCAGCTCCCCCTCGATCCATATTGTGGTGATTTTATGTAATAATCATGTGAACATATCAAAAGAAGGATATGTTTAGATGCAACAAgcaacattttaattgaaacaTGTTGattaggtttttattttttaacttccCGCAAAGGGGATCAGTAGATTTGGTGAGGTGTGTTTTGGAGGTGCCATTTCTCCGGAGCTGACACCTGATTGTCTTTCGTCAAGTAGGACCTGTTTTATTGTCCTACAGTTTCACCAACTAGGACCAAATGAAGTATCATGTGATGATGGCAGGGATGTAGTTAGCTTTAAGTTAATGACCTGTGGCTCTTCTGAAACTGTCCTGGAAGTAAAATAGTCTGAAAGAGACCAATGCACGAGGACAATAGGGACCTGCTGACAGTAAATCTAACGTCCATCTTTTTGAACGGTGCTGCCTTCATTAGGTGTGAGGAAATATGAGAGCAGCGGCTCCAACGACCAAGGCTGAACGCACTGGATCACATGCTAGTGAATCTCAGCGTTATCAATGTCTGAACTGAAAGCCATACAtcagggaaggagggaggggagtgCTAGACGCCGACTGGCACCTCCATCTATGTTGATGGATGAAAGCTGAGCCACGGGAAGACGGGGGGGAAAAGATGCCTACTCGTGTGACCTCGTCTTTGTAAAGTTGTGCATTCATTTTTGTCAACATTCCTACTGCCAGTTCATTtcatataaatatgtgtgtgtatactgtatatatatatatatatatatatatatatatatatatatatatatatatatatatatatatatatacagtatgtatatatacatattcatatatacatatatatgtattattgtgattataatgtttatttttgccTGATCATGATTTCTGAATCCCTGACTGAAGCCTACCtgatttgttttcataatttataGACACTTTTTTTTGGGTCAGGTCTTCAGAAAGTTGCAAAGTCATGTTGTTTTACCCAGCTGTGAATTTTCTGCTGACCTTGTGCATTCAGTTGAGTGTGTGCGTCTGAATGTGTAGTGCCGTAGTTGATGTGTAGCTGTTGTGCCGTGTGACGTTGCAGCATTTTTCTCTTTGATTGTCAGACACTTTGCTCTCTCccctcttttcttctgtttgtcacACTCCTCTGCCAACGACTCTACCTGGCAGTCAGCCACAGGCCGGGGGAGAGGGCGTTAGGGGctgaggttggggggggggtgtaatgtAGAGGAGCTTTAAAACTAACCTAATGTATGACTTAGAGAGTGAACAATCAAAGGAAAGCACAAAGGATTATCAGGCACAAGAAACCCTATACTCAGACAATTTCCAATGTGCTGCTTTGGTGGATGTGGATTAAGTCTGATTTATTTCACTGGAGATGTCGATTGAGATTTTAGTCTTGTGAGAGAGTTTATCTATGTGTGTAAAAACTTGATCATTTGGGCTGACACCCACAAGATGGCGCGAGCCATCTGCAGTTATCCACAAATTATATCACCTACTTATTCTAAACAAATCAGATGTAAGAATGTAACTTAGCTAATATAAGATGTATTATGATTATAGTGAAGAGTTTATTGCATTTTAGTCTTgagattttttgttttagacATTCACTGAAAGATTAA
This region of Antennarius striatus isolate MH-2024 chromosome 4, ASM4005453v1, whole genome shotgun sequence genomic DNA includes:
- the slc25a22a gene encoding mitochondrial glutamate carrier 1 — translated: MADKKISLPAKLINGGIAGLIGVTCVFPIDLAKTRLQNQQNGSRLYTSMSDCLIKTIRSEGYFGMYRGAAVNLTLVTPEKAIKLAANDFFRHHLSKDGKLTLFKEMLAGCGAGTCQVIVTTPMEMLKIQLQDAGRIAAQRKLMPETVAAGSVATKSPTAMQITRELLREKGIAGLYKGLSATLLRDVPFSIIYFPLFANLNNLGKRNADGPAPFYVSFVSGCIAGSTAAVAVNPVDVIKTRLQSLNRGATEDTYSGVTDCIRKILRKEGPSAFLKGAYCRALVIAPLFGIAQVVYFLGVGEFILSFLPKKDH